In Rhizobium sp. WSM4643, the following are encoded in one genomic region:
- a CDS encoding imelysin family protein produces MKLNRKFRAAVLAIAPAALLALPAHAETDAASVVKHYADVAHAKYEDSLTTAKALDAAIDAFLKAPTDATLKAAREAWIKARVPYQQTEVYRFGNPIVDDWEGRVNAWPLDEGLVDYVDASYGTESDENSLYVANVIANKTIKIDGKDVDASKLTPEFLSGTLAEAGGIEANVATGYHAIEFLLWGQDLNGTGPGAGDRPATDYDLKNCTHGNCDRRAEYLKSASTLLVSDLQEMTDNWTPDGAATKNIEADPKAGLVAILTGMGSLSYGELAGERMKLGLLLHDPEEEHDCFSDNTYNSHLNDAIGIAAAYTGNYTRADGTKLSGPSLHDLVAAKDKALDAEVEGKLNKTLDAMNAMAKRGETVEKYDQMIGEGNKDGNAVVQAAIDGLIDQTKSVQRVIAALDLGTVQLEGSDSLDNPNAVFK; encoded by the coding sequence CGCCGCCCTGCTCGCCCTTCCCGCGCATGCCGAGACCGATGCCGCTAGCGTGGTGAAACACTATGCCGATGTGGCGCATGCGAAATACGAGGACTCGCTGACGACGGCCAAGGCGCTCGACGCTGCGATCGACGCCTTTCTGAAGGCGCCGACCGATGCGACGCTCAAGGCCGCCCGGGAGGCATGGATCAAGGCGCGCGTTCCCTACCAGCAGACGGAAGTCTATCGCTTCGGCAATCCGATTGTCGACGACTGGGAAGGCAGGGTCAATGCATGGCCGCTCGATGAAGGCCTGGTCGACTATGTCGATGCCTCCTACGGCACCGAGAGCGACGAAAATTCTCTCTATGTGGCCAATGTCATTGCCAACAAGACGATCAAGATCGACGGCAAGGATGTCGACGCCTCCAAGCTGACGCCGGAATTCCTCTCCGGCACGCTGGCCGAGGCCGGCGGCATCGAAGCCAATGTCGCGACCGGCTACCACGCCATCGAATTCCTGCTCTGGGGACAGGATCTGAACGGCACGGGCCCTGGCGCCGGCGACCGCCCGGCAACCGATTACGACCTCAAGAATTGCACGCACGGCAATTGCGACCGGCGCGCCGAATATCTGAAGTCCGCCTCCACCCTGCTGGTTTCCGACCTGCAGGAAATGACCGACAACTGGACGCCGGACGGTGCGGCGACCAAGAACATCGAAGCCGATCCGAAGGCCGGCCTCGTGGCGATTCTGACGGGCATGGGTTCGCTTTCCTACGGCGAGCTTGCCGGCGAGCGCATGAAGCTCGGCCTCTTGCTGCACGATCCGGAAGAAGAACATGATTGCTTCTCGGACAACACCTACAACTCGCATCTCAACGACGCGATCGGCATCGCTGCTGCCTACACCGGCAACTATACCCGCGCCGACGGCACCAAGCTCAGCGGCCCGTCGCTGCACGATCTGGTGGCCGCCAAGGACAAGGCGCTCGATGCCGAAGTGGAAGGCAAGCTCAACAAGACGCTCGATGCGATGAATGCCATGGCAAAGCGCGGCGAGACCGTCGAGAAGTACGACCAGATGATCGGCGAGGGCAACAAGGACGGCAACGCCGTCGTCCAGGCCGCCATCGACGGCCTGATCGACCAGACGAAATCGGTGCAGCGCGTCATTGCCGCACTCGATCTCGGCACGGTTCAGCTTGAAGGTTCCGACAGCTTGGATAATCCTAACGCCGTCTTCAAATAA